The DNA segment ctttttctgttttgaatgaacaaaacgAATAGACAGAAATGATGTTACGAAAACCGAAAATACCGATTTTTGGGATACATTTATGGTATGGCAAAATACCGTGGATCTACCAATACCGCGGAAATCCGTTCCAACAGTTACAAGACAGAATCATTACCTGAGAAGAAGTGACAAGTGCCAGCAATACAAACACGGGTACAGGTGCCAGAGGAGCCAGCGCTATGAGCCACCCCAACGCGTGGCTCCATGTTGGATAGGGGAAATCTCTTGAACCCATGGAGTAGAACGATGGAGGGGAGTAATCGATTAAGGATAACACCAGGAAAGTCTGAAAGGAGCGATTATAGTTGTAGACATTTGAGGTTCAAACGTTACATTTGTTTGATGGTGATATATTATTTATCTTACGGTACtatagaataagtgtatatggatgacaacttcgtAGTACTgaaacacgacgtttcgatacaggttcttgtatcgttttcaaagtgtaaagaagttgtcatatATATACGCTTATTCtatttacttccaacttctaaaatatgccTCTCAAGCAAGTGTTACGGTACTATACATCAGGAAATAACATTACCAGCAAGACAGGTGGAATGATGAAACACCAGATGAACTTGATGATTATCGGAGGTGGAATGCCAGTCATCATTTCAATATCTCTGCCCAGCCGACCCATGCCTGAAAACGGGTGACAGTATGACTGAATAATACAAAGGCTTGGTGTGAGGCAAGAGATCAGTGTACACATACCAGTGTTTGAATTCATTGATAAATAGGCTGAAAATCATGTTTACAGTCAGCTACGAagtgtttcattttttgtttcaCGACATGGATTATGTGTTATATACAGACCTTTACAGAACTGCCTTTCAAATTATAGatgaatgtttcagcaataaCGGAGAATGAATaccaaatatgatttttttggAAATAGAATGGTTTTATAGGGCAGTTTCCCTCAGCATATTGTATTGTACACACATGGcttaaaatataaaatgtctTCTACGTGTAATGATTTAAAATTTGAACAAACCGTGTATTTAACAGAAAGAGCGTGATAACTCGCTGTGCCATACCGTATATCCATCCAACTGTAAGGAACTGAAGGATACCGAGAACATAGATTGATAACGTGACTCCGAAAGAGTCAACCAGTGTCATGAAAATAACCCCTCCCTGCAAACGAAAACGTGTCAGTTACACATATATCATTCACATTACGTACATAGAGCTAAAATATGcaaaattaatatttatataaataagAAGAAGTATATGACACCCATACGTTGGGATAGTGTGGACAATCAGATCGAAGTAATTATCAACAGTTCTCTTACTTTAGTCAAATATGGAAGCGTAAGGAGAAGGGTCGCAATGCAGGTGACCATAGTAATCACGATCCTTATCATGCGAGATCGCCGTGGCAGGCTATCAACTATGGCTGTGATGATCATGTCTGCACATACAAACTGAAACAAGAGAgtttcatgttaacattaacATGTTAGCATCCATCCtggtatctgtttgttttcgCGTGAAATGTTACCAAAGCCCCAGAACTAATGTTGCTATTTCATTACATCTTCATTACTTCTTCATGAATGTCACTGTTGCCTTCATGGTTTGTTACTTGTGACTTAAGCGTTGTTTGCCAAGTATGTTTGCAGTCTTACAAATTACAAATAAACGAtttgacatacatacatacatacatacatacatgttacacacacacacacacacacacacacacacacacacacacacacacatacatacatacatacagttgtCAGAGGTATTACAAATACCATCATTGGTCCAATATCGACAAAAAGAATTGTCAAAGCAGACAAATGACCAGATCAGGTACAGCACTGACGTGTGTATACGTTTATAAAATTACGATTAATGTTGCTGATATTTACCTGATAATTCAATCCCACAAGAAGAAGTATGAAGAAGTAGGCAAAACTCCAGAAGTGGGACGCATCGAGATGAGGAAACAGCTCCGGAATTTTCTCAAATGCGCTGACTACACCTGTTAACACAAGGCATAACTGCACGTTTTCTAAGACTGCCACCATTCTCGATAATGTTTCCCTAACTGCGCGAACGTAGTGTAGGGCAATATGATTCGTGAAACTCTGATCAAGACTATGGAAATAGCCATGTGATCAGTCTCAGAAAGACAGAACAGAATTATTTGTGATCAGCTCTCTGTTGCTTATTGTCTGTATTTAAGGAACTTAAATCTCCTCTACCATAGTGCTGGAGATCATCTCTGCCTCCGATTTTGACCAGCTGGATTTTTGTGTGAGGCGACACATGTTGATTTTTCGATTCgaccctctctccctctctctttctcactctctctctctatgtCTCTTTTTCCTAAGTGTAAGGAGGTGAGGAGTAAGTGTGAATTTTGTTAGTGAATATTCTCCGTTAGTATATATTCCTTATTAAAACTGAAAGTAAGTAAAGGGAAAGAGCCTTTCAGTATTTGTACTCAACATACCTATAGTTTTGACAGTGATTATCGACACTTGTTTTGTGTCAGCTAGAACCCCAGTGAGGCTCATCATCATCAAACCTGCCAGCAAAAGACCAACAGTACTAATACTGCATATTATGACGGagtccctgaaacaaatattaatCGCTGTGTCAAATAAGTGTTATGAACAATTTCTCtaatatatgtttgtgtttttcatgGTTTTAGACATCGTGTTCGATGAATGAATGAGCTTTTAGCATTAGCAATATTTCggcaatggacttcacacattctaccaacTCGGGGAATCGAACAAGACCCTCGGTTCTATGATATGAAGGTTTGAACTAGTGGGCTACCCCGCTACCCCAGTCTCTGATGTTCAAAGAAGCAATTTGTCAAATTCAAGTCACCTTAAAGCGGAGGATTTGAATTGTCTGTAGCTTGCAAGATTGTTAACGAGACCTGATGACACCCCGACATGAAGCATGGCTCTGAAGAAGGCTGACAACCACACCTGAAACGATATGATACACTTGTATCTACGTACCACTACATATTTGAACAGCCTATGTATTAGATTGTGATATCACGTAAAAACTAGCAGAATGCACGCTCAGGTAAACGCTATAGTTCTTGTGCACCAAATGGCGTGGTTACCGGACACAGTGTACATGAAGAATATTGAATAACAGTACTAAaaagtaacaaaactatataGTAATTATAACGAATCTCTACTGGAAGGACCTgagaaggtccggggtagaataggccttcagcaacccatgcttgccataaaaggcgactacgcttgtcgtaagaggcgactaacgggatcgggtggtcaggcttgctgactaggttgacacatgtcatgggttcccatttgcgcagatcgatgatcatgttgttggtcactggattgtctggtccagactcgattatttacagactttggATCTGGACATTGCCCATGTATTATGTATGGAATTGAAGATGACATCGATTATTGTGTAGGGAAATATTCAAGACaaaaagaaaagacaaaaaTGCGAGTAAAACAACATATACAATTACTGAACAGGGTTAGCAATAAAAGAATCACACATGTCATATTGGAAAGTCTAAAACCAGGATACTTTGTGATATACGTTCAAATACATGTACGTGATCTCCAATTAGTACACATAAATACTAGATACCATACAAATATCGGGTGTTATTATACTGCAAAACAACAAatcagggccctgtttcacaaaactctcgtaaaccTAAGATCTCGCAATTTTTCTCGTGGGATTTGTGTCTGGCATGCTATAACATAgcaggtgcaaatgctacgagaaaagttacgagatcttaggcttacgagagttttgtgaaacgggcccagAGTATTTACAAGATATCAACATATGTGCGAAAGGCCTTGCATGTATTCCGGCCTCACCAGTGATGGGTAGAAGCCTTTCAAGATCCACTGATCATATTTGGAAGAAATAGTTATCAGGCGTAGACGGATGATGACATTAACAAGATGATGGCATTAACAAACTTGATTTTCAGCCAGGTGAGCTAAACACTGAGCATGAAAACAGTGCGTGCCTCTAAAAATACACACCATAAACACGTATACTACCATCTGCAAAAGAATCCCTTTTcctaaaatattgaaaatgaaataaccACGGAAAAGATATTCGTCTCAGGATGTTAAAGAGTGCATTCTGAAGAGTTAAAAATACTATGATGAAACTTACATGTTTACGTTTAAGATCTACTTGAAGGTTCAGTGTGAAAAGATGTGCTAATCCATCGGTGGATCCTGGAAGAGTCATTGCCTTGACGAACAGAACCAGTGTCAGGACCAACATCAGTGACATTGTGATGCAGAAAACCtacgtgaaaaacaaacatgcaaaATTAATTCAGAAAGTGTTAAGAAAAATCTACTACTAAACCCAGTAAATATCCACACATGAGGACGGATGTAGAAAGCAGAAGAAAAAAGTAAAGTATATTTCACATTAAGATATATTTATCATCTACGGAATGAACAATAATCATGGCTCTACAAACCTTCCCAAGAACCTTCACTCCccaaaacaaagcaaagaaGACTAAAACTGACAGGCCAGCACAACAGCCAACAAGCTCCCACTGGAGACCTCCCATATCGTCTATTCCGCAGGCCTCAGACAACTGTAGAACTCTGTTTCTGTAAACGAAGGAATGTTGATATCATTAGTCACAACGTTTGATCGTGGTTCAGAGCATTCATGTTGCTATTTCACGTAATCAGTGCTTTGGCATTAAGACTGTATTAAACACTGTGTAACACATGTCACATATATTCTTGCAGCATTGATGCACTGAAGCACAGTGGGTTGCAGGAACACATGTCACTTGCATTCTTGCTGCACTTGACGCACTGAGGAACAGTGGGCTGCAAGTCGAACAGAAGTCGAACACAAGTCACTAAGCAGGAAAGTAAATATTTCCCTGTTTCAAGttcctttaacaatattttcctCCTCCAGTCGGATTTAGCACTGAGACGTGTCATGCAGTTCCATTTCTGAGGTCTATTTTCATATGATTTTGATAATTCGACTGCCTTTTCATTCTGGTCTGATCTGTCTCGGGTTCATGTGTGTTCCAGTGTAGGCCACTTACTCTAAGTATTGTACACCAGCACCGGTTCTATTGAAACATGTTGGCGTGTTCCATGCGTTGTTGCAGTTAGACCAAGGCAGAACGGTGGAGAACGATTGAGCCACGTAGTACACAGACCACGATGAAAACAAACTCATCACTGGAAGGTACATGGCAGAGTAAACCATCATCCCGACACCTATCCCTGCAACAGTAACTTGCAACTGAAGTACTTATACAATATGTCAGCGTTATCGTAAGGATAACCAAAAGAAAGTGAGGTCTAACACACTCCACGTATGTGAGATGGTCCCA comes from the Haliotis asinina isolate JCU_RB_2024 chromosome 12, JCU_Hal_asi_v2, whole genome shotgun sequence genome and includes:
- the LOC137258313 gene encoding sodium-dependent noradrenaline transporter-like; the protein is MAEIAMGKMEDQNHGLTPEKDKPRQTNHPPQLSQPVQPSTLNSPPPSYQPPPSTQLPLVSQGNVTSFVLETDTNDCTGFQRERWTSTGEFIASVLASGISFGTYTVLPYSGSKDSVAFMAIYALFYFILGVPILYMDISLGQFTSRGPAHIWNLCPLFRGIGVGMMVYSAMYLPVMSLFSSWSVYYVAQSFSTVLPWSNCNNAWNTPTCFNRTGAGVQYLENRVLQLSEACGIDDMGGLQWELVGCCAGLSVLVFFALFWGVKVLGKVFCITMSLMLVLTLVLFVKAMTLPGSTDGLAHLFTLNLQVDLKRKHVWLSAFFRAMLHVGVSSGLVNNLASYRQFKSSALRDSVIICSISTVGLLLAGLMMMSLTGVLADTKQVSIITVKTIGVVSAFEKIPELFPHLDASHFWSFAYFFILLLVGLNYQFVCADMIITAIVDSLPRRSRMIRIVITMVTCIATLLLTLPYLTKGGVIFMTLVDSFGVTLSIYVLGILQFLTVGWIYGMGRLGRDIEMMTGIPPPIIIKFIWCFIIPPVLLTFLVLSLIDYSPPSFYSMGSRDFPYPTWSHALGWLIALAPLAPVPVFVLLALVTSSQYLLRPRPEWGPAEHSYKRQYDSQWKYHATLTDRIISIFRN